The Stomoxys calcitrans chromosome 3, idStoCalc2.1, whole genome shotgun sequence genome includes a region encoding these proteins:
- the LOC106083185 gene encoding uncharacterized protein LOC106083185 produces the protein MGSCLGRSTSNKLTGNTSTSSLVSSCLGRNSTDDQDLDLISNVNGPYKRDHFIFRIWNFKRKKKSSHILDKFWQHQDTTYAKLSNGNQAESFSDIQLQNLDVTNLLATTGHTKESSVNYIPSRVPSSRASSSLDLEWEHEYSQMRHYQQHLIKQRTQMLQNYQQLQMMDTDTVKNCDETSADESWQYMNQEEDQLNSMASMSSVAELPSESMGMNTHYKASKEQRTGERRSLLRSNSRHHKMSSITRNSSHNSWSHISTPESLEWDVDEEQQQQLHVEDDNLDHETLKLLHQIEQLKNRVLYETGEGLYDLIDDVNGAPLTSSLDYDLNNRSRRMCFQLGDSDGENGNYR, from the exons GCGCAATTCAACAGATGACCAGGATTTAGATTTAATCTCTAATGTCAATGGGCCTTACAAAAGGGATCATTTCATATTTCGCATATGGAATTTTAAGCGAAAG aaaaaatcctCTCACATTTTGGATAAATTTTGGCAGCATCAGGATACAACATATGCCAAGTTAAGCAATGGGAATCAAGCGGAAAG cTTCTCAGACATACAACTACAAAATTTAGACGTTACCAATCTCTTGGCTACAACCGGACACACCAAAGAATCTTCAGTTAACTACATACCCAGTCGAGTACCCAGTTCCAGAGCCAGTTCATCGCTCGACCTCGAATGGGAACATGAATACAGCCAAATGAGGCACTATCAACAGCATCTGATAAAGCAACGCACCCAAATGCTACAGAACTATCAACAACTACAGATGATGGACACCGATACAGTGAAAAACTGCGATGAGACATCGGCCGATGAATCATGGCAGTATATGAATCAGGAAGAGGATCAATTAAATTCCATGGCTTCCATGTCTTCGGTGGCAGAATTACCCAGCGAGTCTATGGGTATGAACACCCATTATAAGGCCAGCAAAGAACAGCGCACGGGCGAAAGAAGATCTCTGTTGAGATCAAATTCCAGACACCATAAAATGAGTTCCATAACACGCAATAGTTCGCATAACTCCTGGTCTCATATCTCTACACCGGAGTCTCTGGAATGGGATGTGGATGAAgagcaacagcaacaattgCATGTGGAAGATGACAACCTGGATCATGAGACTTTGAAATTGTTGCATCAAATTGAGCAATTGAAAAATCGTGTTCTCTACGAGACCGGTGAAGGTCTATACGATCTAATCGATGATGTTAATGGAGCCCCATTAACCTCTAGCCTGGATTATGATCTTAACAATAGATCACGACGCATGTGTTTTCAATTGGGTGATAGCGATGgtgaaaatggcaattatagATGA